From Seriola aureovittata isolate HTS-2021-v1 ecotype China chromosome 20, ASM2101889v1, whole genome shotgun sequence, a single genomic window includes:
- the si:dkey-192l18.9 gene encoding F-box/LRR-repeat protein 7, producing MGANNGKQYGSEGKGSSSISSDISSSTDHTPTKAPKNVATTEGLDSSTRTLSTPSPGLILPSKSSSLSSPALSSNGHETNSSSSSSAPAETVAVVHPQPGTHTRSRQSKTHHHAPIDLLPDHTLLQIFSHLPTNQLCRCARVCRRWYNLAWDPRLWGTVRLTGELLHADRAIRVLTHRLCQDTPNVCLTLETVVVNGCKRLTDRGLHVVAQCCPELRRLEVAGCYNISNEAVFEVVSRCPNLEHLNLSGCSKVTCISLTQEASLQLSTLHGQQISIHYLDMTDCFSLEDEGLRTIASHCPRLTHLYLRRCTRLTDEALRHLALHCPSIRELSLSDCRLVGDFGLREVARLEGCLRYLSVAHCTRITDVGMRYVARYCPRLRYLNARGCEGLTDHGLSHLARSCPKLKSLDVGKCPLVSDSGLEQLAMYCQGLRRVSLRACESVTGRGLKALAANCCELQLLNVQDCEVSPEALRFVRRHCRRCVIEHTNPAFY from the exons GTTTAGACTCCAGCACCAGGACTCTGAGCACCCCCAGCCCCGGTCTGATTCTCCCATCCaagtcctcctctctctcctcgccCGCCCTCTCCAGCAACGGCCATGAGACCAACTCCTCGTCGTCCTCCTCTGCCCCCGCCGAGACGGTCGCCGTGGTCCACCCCCAGCCCGGCACTCACACTCGCTCCCGCCAGTCAAAAACCCACCACCACGCCCCCATCGACCTCCTCCCCGACCACACCCTTCTGCAGATCTTCTCCCACCTCCCCACCAATCAGCTGTGCCGCTGCGCCCGCGTGTGCCGCCGCTGGTACAACCTGGCGTGGGATCCGAGGCTGTGGGGCACCGTCCGGCTGACGGGGGAGCTGCTCCACGCTGACCGTGCCATCAGGGTCCTGACCCACCGGCTGTGCCAGGACACCCCCAACGTGTGTCTGACCCTGGAGACGGTGGTGGTGAACGGCTGCAAGAGGCTCACCGACCGGGGGCTGCACGTGGTGGCTCAGTGCTGCCCGGAGCTCCGTCGCCTGGAGGTCGCTGGCTGTTATAACATCTCTAATGAGGCTGTGTTTGAGGTGGTGTCCCGCTGCCCCAACCTGGAACACCTGAACCtctcag gctgcTCCAAGGTGACCTGTATCAGCCTTACCCAGGAGGCCTCACTCCAGCTGTCCACTCTGCACGGCCAGCAGATTTCCATTCACTACCTAGACATGACCGACTGCTTTTCCCTCGAGGACGAGGGCTTGCGAACTATCGCCTCCCACTGCCCCCGCCTGACGCATCTGTATTTGCGCCGCTGCACCAGACTGACAGACGAAGCCTTGCGCCACCTGGCTCTCCACTGCCCCTCAATAAGGGAGCTTAGTCTCAGTGACTGCCGCTTGGTAGGCGACTTCGGCCTGCGGGAAGTCGCCCGACTGGAGGGCTGCCTGCGCTACCTGAGCGTAGCCCACTGCACCCGCATCACAGACGTGGGCATGCGCTACGTGGCTCGCTACTGCCCGAGACTGCGCTACTTGAACGCGAGGGGCTGTGAGGGGCTGACAGACCACGGCCTGAGCCACTTGGCCAGGAGCTGCCCCAAACTCAAGTCTCTGGATGTGGGTAAATGCCCGCTGGTGTCCGACAGCGGGCTGGAGCAGCTGGCTATGTACTGCCAAGGCCTGAGGCGAGTGAGTCTCAGAGCCTGCGAGAGCGTAACGGGCAGAGGACTCAAAGCTCTGGCGGCCAACTGCTGcgagctgcagcttctcaacGTGCAGGACTGCGAGGTGTCGCCAGAGGCTCTGCGGTTTGTCAGACGCCACTGCCGGCGCTGTGTCATCGAGCATACGAACCCCGCTTTCTACTGA
- the LOC130160963 gene encoding TNFAIP3-interacting protein 3-like, with the protein MQSESCFTASQLYRGICTPQNHTMSLRDNTMDRPQASEPVATDNKPTHRLYPSLPNIDRYDICLLGNSTGEKPRTAEESHPDRVLGDTQSEVCAANSDVRMKAQILILEDQRHELLSINEKWAKEYRTMVQYYKEKVRDLKALLHFEQGACEEEETHITLYKKQTFRTLKGEDSKWSGDADVRSELLKVEKEAQELRAQNSTLTRKGQHQNEEIKRLNKALKDVLLTTQPLGVSSETLQDLWKHQAEIYKEDFLTERKDREKLKDKYLELENRFRKARSELHVLKSQVTRTQPPQPALECVCTAHPHWEVHPVKQHRMQTQRRYTLDNKL; encoded by the exons ATGCAGAGCGAGTCCTGCTTCACTGCCTCTCAGCTTTATAGAGGGATCTGTACACCTCAGAATCACACTATG tCCCTGCGTGACAACACAATGGACAGACCACAGGCCAGCGAACCTGTTGCCACTGACAACAAACCAACTCACAGATTGTATCCTTCACTGCCAAATATAGACAG GTATGATATTTGCCTGCTGGGAAACTCCACTGGTGAAAAGCCTCGCACGGCTGAGGAGTCTCATCCTGACCGAGTGCTGGGAGACACACAG TCGGAAGTGTGTGCCGCCAACAGTGACGTCAGAATGAAAGCACAGATACTTATCTTGGAGGACCAGAGGCACGAA CTTCTTTCTATTAATGAGAAATGGGCAAAAGAGTACCGAACCATGGTGCAGTACTACAAAGAGAAA GTCCGGGATTTAAAAGCATTACTGCACTTTGAACAGGGGGCGTGTGAGGAAGAAGAAACGCACATCACAttgtataaaaaacaaacattcaggaCACTCAAAGGAGAGGACAGCAAATGG AGTGGCGACGCTGATGTACGATCGGAGCTACTGAAAGTAGAAAAGGAAGCGCAAGAGCTGCGAGCGCAGAACAGCACCCTGACCCGCAAAGGGCAGCACCAGAACGAGGAGATCAAACGACTGAACAAG gCCCTGAAGGATGTTCTTCTGACCACGCAGCCTCTCGGGGTGAGCAGTGAAACACTACAGGATCTGTGGAAACATCAG GCTGAGATCTACAAGGAAGACTTTTTGACGGAGCGGAAGGACAGGGAGAAGCTTAAAGACAAGTATTTGGAGCTAGAGAATCGGTTCAGGAAAGCTCGCAGCGAGCTGCATGTCCTTAAATCACAG GTGACTCGGACTCAGCCTCCACAACCCGCGCTCGAATGTGTCTGCACGGCTCATCCACACTGGGAGGTCCACCCAGTTAAACAGCACCGCATGCAGACACAGAGGCGATACACTCTTGATAACaaactgtga